One window of Mixophyes fleayi isolate aMixFle1 chromosome 3, aMixFle1.hap1, whole genome shotgun sequence genomic DNA carries:
- the ASF1A gene encoding histone chaperone ASF1A: MAKVQVNNVVVLDNPSPFYNPFQFEITFECIEDLSEDLEWKIIYVGSAESEEYDQVLDSVLVGPVPAGRHMFVFQADAPNPGLIPDADAVGVTVVLITCTYRGQEFIRVGYYVNNEYTETELRENPPVKPDFSKLQRNILASNPRVTRFHINWEDNTEKLDELDNSNPNLQSMLSTEAMPSASKGWPSSENSLNVMLESHMDCM; this comes from the exons ATGGCAAAGGTTCAGGTGAACAATGTAGTGGTGCTGGATAACCCATCTCCTTTCTACAACCCATTCCAGTTTGAAATCACCTTTGAATGCATAGAGGACCTGTCTGAAG ACTTAGAATGGAAAATAATATATGTGGGATCTGCTGAAAGTGAAGAATATGACCAGGTACTGGACTCTGTGTTGGTAGGGCCTGTACCTGCAGGACGGCACATGTTTGTATTTCAG GCAGATGCGCCCAATCCTGGACTCATCCCAGATGCAGATGCTGTTGGTGTCACGGTGGTGTTAATTACATGTACATACAGGGGTCAAGAGTTTATCAGAGTAGGGTACTATGTTAATAATGAATACACTGAAACAGAGCTACGGGAAAACCCACCAGTAAAACCAGACTTTTCCAAG CTTCAAAGAAACATATTGGCATCAAATCCTAGAGTAACAAGGTTTCACATAAACTGGGAGGACAATACAGAAAAGTTAGATGAACTAGACAACAGTAACCCCAACTTACAGTCTATGCTTTCCACAGAGGCCATGCCATCAGCTTCAAAAGGCTGGCCCTCCTCAGAGAACTCACTGAACGTCATGCTAGAATCTCACATGGACTGTATGTGA